AGTGCGCGGCACCCCTGGCGGGCGATCGTCGGCTGGCTGGTCTTCGTGGCGCTCTGCCTGGCGGCCGGCAGCGCCGTCGGGATGAACAGCGCGAGGACGGCCGACTACCGGGTCGGCGAGGCCGGCCGGGCCGAGGCCATGGCGGCCGAGGGGCAGCTGGAACGCAGATCCGCCGAGCAGGTGCTGATCTCCGCGCGGGCGGGCACCCTCGGCACCGAGGCGGCCCGCGGCGCCGTCCGGGACCTCACCGCCCGGATGGAGCGGCTGCCCGAGGTCGCCGAGGTGGCCGCGCCGGTCCGCTCCGCCGACGGCCGGATCCTCATGGTCGAGGTGGCGCTGCGAGGCGAGGAGCGGGACGCCAAGGACAAGGTCGACGCGCTCACCGCGCAGACCACGGCCGTCCAGCGGGCCCACCCGGAGCTGCTGCTCCAGGAGACCGGCAGCCCCTCCATCAGCAAGGGCGTCGACGAACAGCGCGGTGACGACCTCGCGCTCTCCGAGAAGATCACCCTGCCGGTCACGCTGCTGACCCTGCTGGTCGTGTTCGGCTCGCTCACCATGGCCGCCGTACCGCTGCTGCTCGCACTGTCGTCGATCGCGGCGGCCGTCGGGCTGTCGATGGTGGCCTCGCACGTCTCCCCGGACACCGGGGTCGGCACGAACGTCATCCTGATGATCGGCCTCGCCGTCGGCGTCGACTACACACTCTTCTATCTGAAGCGGGAGCGCGAGGAGCGGGCCCGCTCCGGGGGGCGGCTGAGCTCGCAGGCCCTGGTCGAGCTGGCGGCCGCCACCTCGGGCCGGGCCGTGATGGTCTCCGGGTTCGCGGTCGTCGCCTCCACCGCCACGCTGTACCTGGCCTCGGACGTCGTCTTCTCCTCGCTCGCCACCGGCACCGTGGTGGTCGTCCTGGTCGCGATGGCCAGTTCCCTGACGGCGCTCCCCGCGCTGCTGACGGTGCTGGGGAAGCGGGCGGAACGCAGGGCCGCGCGCCGGGCGGAGCGGGGCAGGCCCGTCCGCCGCCCTCGCGGCGGAAGCGGCGGAAGCGGCGAGAGGGGTGAGAGGGGTGAGAGCGGCGGCCGGGTCTGGGCCGCGCTGCTGCGCCCCGCCGCCCGGCACCCCCTCGCCACCCTCGGTGTCTCCGTCCTCGCCCTGCTCGCACTCGTCGTCCCGCTGGCGGGCCTGCACATCACGGAGATGAGCCGGGACACCCACTCCCGGGAGATCCCCGCCATGCGGGTGTACGACCGGCTCAACGAGGCGTTCCCGCAACACCGGGTCACCCACCAGGTGGTCGTGCGCGCCGACGCGGCACGGGCCGCCGAGGTCGCCGAGGCCCTGGACGCACTGACCCGGCTCGCGGACGCCGACCCCCTGTTCACCGGCACGCCCCGGCTCCGCACCTCCGCGGACCACCGTGTCAGCACCCTCGAACTGCGCGTGCCGTACCTCGGCGACTCCGACCAGGCCTACGACTCGCTCGACCACCTGCGCCACGACTACCTGCCCGCCACCGTCGGCCGGATCGCCGGCGCCGAGTACGGCGTCAGCGGGGACGTGGCCCGGTACACCGACTATCCGGCGCACCAGAACGGCAAACTGCCCCTCGTCCTCGGGGCGTTGCTGCTGGTGACCTTCCTGATGACGCTGTACGCGTTCCGCTCCGTCGTCCTCGGGCTGATCGGCGTGGCGCTGAACCTGCTGTCCGCGGCGGCCGCGCTCGGGCTGCTGGTCCTCGTCTTCCAGCACACCTGGGCCGAGGGGCTCTTGGACTTCCGCTCCACCGGGTCGATCGGGTCGCGGGTCCCGCTGTTCCTGTTCGTGATCCTCTTCGGACTCTCCATGGACTACCAGGTGTTCGTCGTCAGCCGGATCCGGGAGGCCGTGCTCGCGGGCACCCCGACCCGGCAGGCGGTGCTCGACGGGGTCCGCCGGTCGGCGAGCGTGGTGACCAGCGCGGCGGTCGTGATGACGACGGTGTTCGTGAGCTTCGTCTTCCTGCACATCATCGAGATGAAGCAGATCGGGTTCGTGCTCGCGGCGGCCGTCCTGCTGGACGCCTTCGTCGTACGCATCCTGATCCTGCCGTCGGCGATGCTGCTGCTGGGCGAGCGGAGCTGG
The sequence above is a segment of the Streptomyces asoensis genome. Coding sequences within it:
- a CDS encoding MMPL family transporter, with the translated sequence MNSLTVRMARSSARHPWRAIVGWLVFVALCLAAGSAVGMNSARTADYRVGEAGRAEAMAAEGQLERRSAEQVLISARAGTLGTEAARGAVRDLTARMERLPEVAEVAAPVRSADGRILMVEVALRGEERDAKDKVDALTAQTTAVQRAHPELLLQETGSPSISKGVDEQRGDDLALSEKITLPVTLLTLLVVFGSLTMAAVPLLLALSSIAAAVGLSMVASHVSPDTGVGTNVILMIGLAVGVDYTLFYLKREREERARSGGRLSSQALVELAAATSGRAVMVSGFAVVASTATLYLASDVVFSSLATGTVVVVLVAMASSLTALPALLTVLGKRAERRAARRAERGRPVRRPRGGSGGSGERGERGESGGRVWAALLRPAARHPLATLGVSVLALLALVVPLAGLHITEMSRDTHSREIPAMRVYDRLNEAFPQHRVTHQVVVRADAARAAEVAEALDALTRLADADPLFTGTPRLRTSADHRVSTLELRVPYLGDSDQAYDSLDHLRHDYLPATVGRIAGAEYGVSGDVARYTDYPAHQNGKLPLVLGALLLVTFLMTLYAFRSVVLGLIGVALNLLSAAAALGLLVLVFQHTWAEGLLDFRSTGSIGSRVPLFLFVILFGLSMDYQVFVVSRIREAVLAGTPTRQAVLDGVRRSASVVTSAAVVMTTVFVSFVFLHIIEMKQIGFVLAAAVLLDAFVVRILILPSAMLLLGERSWWPARPDRGTAGPRAQATTGRPVVDVR